In Bacillus cereus ATCC 14579, a single window of DNA contains:
- a CDS encoding molybdopterin molybdotransferase MoeA, producing MLAKRIPIPVAEAVARVMKYAHQGETEEVSLIESYGRTLGEDVIADHDVPHFDRSPYDGFAIRSEDTKEASSSNPIQFEVIGEIGAGVVFTEEVKAFQAVRIMTGAAIPRGCNAVVMLELTEGFEKNEKTYMTLKRCFTAGDNISFKGEDVKQNTILVKEGTVINPGVAALLATFGYSTVYVIKQPVIGIVTTGSELLEVHEKLKPGKIRNSNSYMIAAQIERAGGIVQYYGQFADDFETCYNTVKKAIKEVDILITTGGVSVGDYDYLPAIYERLRANVLFDKIAMRPGSVTTVAEVEGKLLFGLSGNPSACYVGCELYVRPVIGKYLHREDSHIYRAEAILQKDFPKANPFTRFVRGRVEIVDGQLQVTPVGLDKSSAISSLAEANAFIVLPGGTRGFKAGITVSVLLLESNNGSEWPWEEPLRSYK from the coding sequence ATGTTAGCAAAACGTATACCGATTCCAGTGGCAGAAGCAGTTGCACGAGTAATGAAATATGCTCATCAAGGTGAAACAGAAGAGGTTTCTCTTATAGAAAGTTACGGAAGAACGCTTGGAGAAGATGTTATTGCAGATCATGATGTCCCGCATTTTGATCGCTCTCCGTACGACGGGTTTGCGATTCGATCAGAAGATACGAAAGAAGCAAGTAGTAGTAACCCTATTCAGTTTGAAGTAATTGGTGAAATTGGAGCAGGGGTTGTTTTTACAGAAGAAGTGAAAGCATTTCAAGCTGTCCGTATTATGACAGGAGCCGCAATTCCGAGAGGGTGTAATGCGGTTGTTATGTTAGAACTAACGGAAGGATTTGAAAAAAACGAAAAGACTTATATGACATTAAAACGCTGTTTCACAGCCGGTGATAACATTTCTTTTAAAGGTGAAGATGTAAAACAAAATACTATCCTTGTGAAAGAAGGGACTGTTATTAATCCTGGAGTAGCAGCACTTCTTGCTACGTTTGGTTATAGTACGGTATATGTTATAAAACAACCAGTGATTGGAATTGTAACGACGGGTAGCGAACTGCTTGAAGTACATGAAAAATTAAAGCCAGGGAAGATTCGAAATAGTAACTCCTATATGATAGCTGCTCAAATTGAACGAGCAGGGGGGATTGTACAGTATTATGGGCAATTCGCTGACGATTTTGAGACGTGTTATAACACTGTAAAAAAGGCGATAAAAGAAGTTGATATATTAATTACAACTGGTGGTGTTTCAGTAGGAGACTATGACTATTTACCTGCCATCTATGAGAGATTACGAGCTAATGTACTTTTTGACAAAATAGCGATGCGACCAGGAAGTGTGACAACTGTAGCTGAGGTAGAAGGAAAATTACTATTTGGTCTATCTGGTAATCCTTCTGCTTGTTATGTCGGTTGTGAATTATATGTTAGACCAGTGATTGGAAAATACTTGCATAGGGAAGATTCGCACATATATCGTGCAGAGGCAATTTTACAAAAAGACTTTCCGAAAGCAAACCCATTTACTCGTTTTGTAAGAGGGAGAGTGGAAATTGTAGATGGGCAATTACAAGTTACACCAGTTGGTTTAGATAAATCTAGCGCAATTTCTTCACTTGCAGAAGCGAATGCATTTATCGTTTTGCCAGGGGGAACGAGAGGATTTAAAGCTGGAATTACTGTTTCGGTACTGTTATTAGAATCAAACAACGGAAGTGAGTGGCCGTGGGAAGAGCCGCTTCGATCATACAAGTAA
- a CDS encoding sirohydrochlorin chelatase → MKGIVYVGHGSRLQEGNEQFIQFIQSVMKERNERIQKIAFLELTTPTISDAVTETIIEGVTEIMIVPVLLFAAAHYKRDIPLEIAKMKNQYPHISFSVVQPFSTHPHMVELVVKRIRETMPMQGSSVLLVGRGSSDFQPIHELQQIGAAVEQKLSLPVSCSFLTKGTPSFTAELKTITSTASHVYVMPYLLFTGLLLQKIKLYTKKYDHVTTCNCLQFDTYMKLTLLERMEECIYV, encoded by the coding sequence ATGAAAGGAATTGTATATGTTGGACATGGAAGCCGGCTACAAGAAGGTAATGAACAATTCATTCAATTTATTCAATCTGTTATGAAAGAGCGAAACGAAAGAATTCAAAAAATAGCTTTTCTAGAACTAACGACACCTACTATTTCGGATGCAGTTACAGAAACGATAATAGAGGGAGTAACTGAAATAATGATTGTACCTGTTTTATTATTTGCAGCAGCTCACTATAAACGTGATATTCCTTTGGAGATAGCGAAAATGAAAAATCAATATCCACATATCTCATTTTCAGTTGTACAACCTTTTAGTACGCATCCGCATATGGTTGAACTTGTAGTGAAAAGAATACGTGAAACTATGCCAATGCAAGGTAGTAGTGTTTTACTCGTAGGGAGAGGTAGTAGTGATTTTCAGCCGATACATGAGTTACAACAAATCGGAGCAGCTGTCGAACAAAAACTCAGTCTACCAGTATCATGCTCCTTTTTAACGAAAGGAACGCCCTCTTTTACTGCTGAGCTAAAGACTATAACATCAACTGCATCCCATGTATATGTCATGCCCTACCTTCTCTTTACCGGATTATTGCTTCAAAAAATTAAGTTGTATACAAAAAAATACGATCACGTGACGACTTGTAATTGCCTACAGTTTGATACATATATGAAATTAACATTGTTAGAACGAATGGAGGAATGCATATATGTATAA
- a CDS encoding AEC family transporter — MFVFIILDVILPILILMLIGAILQRKFQFNLKQLSTLITYCLMPAAVFVNIYDIRIETGLLLQIIYYLMLYSLSLIIVSHFISKILKLEKGESAALKNSISLMNSGNYGLPVSQLIFSHNPVGVSIQIFIVIFQNLLTYSYGIYNLLSATKTIGGIIQSFLRLPVFHALVLGVFFQSFTIQIPNSIFIPLNQLANGFVAIALILLGAQLSNIKLNFFHRVITWALIGRLLMGPLLALAVIYIINIDGIVAQSLFIASSFPTSRNTSTIAMEYQIEPELHAQIVLFSTLFSIITVTVVIYLSYILF; from the coding sequence ATGTTTGTATTTATTATATTAGACGTAATATTACCGATATTAATATTGATGCTAATTGGTGCAATCTTACAAAGAAAGTTCCAATTTAACTTAAAGCAGCTATCTACACTTATTACTTATTGCTTAATGCCAGCGGCTGTATTTGTGAATATATATGATATTCGTATAGAAACAGGTTTGTTGCTCCAGATAATATACTATTTAATGCTTTATAGTCTGAGTCTGATTATAGTAAGTCATTTCATTTCAAAAATATTAAAGTTAGAAAAAGGAGAAAGTGCAGCTCTAAAAAATAGCATTTCGTTAATGAATTCCGGTAATTATGGGTTACCAGTAAGTCAATTGATTTTCAGTCACAATCCAGTGGGGGTTTCCATTCAAATTTTTATTGTTATTTTCCAGAATCTTTTAACTTATTCATATGGGATATATAACTTACTATCAGCAACAAAAACAATCGGAGGTATTATTCAATCATTTCTAAGACTGCCTGTATTTCATGCACTCGTATTAGGGGTTTTCTTTCAATCTTTTACAATTCAAATACCTAATTCTATCTTTATTCCTCTTAATCAGCTTGCGAATGGTTTTGTTGCAATAGCACTCATATTGCTAGGGGCACAATTATCCAACATTAAGCTTAATTTTTTCCATCGAGTCATAACATGGGCTTTAATTGGAAGGTTACTGATGGGACCATTATTAGCACTTGCCGTAATATACATAATAAACATCGATGGTATTGTTGCACAATCATTATTTATTGCAAGTTCTTTTCCTACTTCAAGAAATACATCAACCATTGCTATGGAATATCAAATAGAGCCTGAATTACATGCACAAATCGTTTTATTTTCAACACTTTTCAGCATTATTACAGTAACTGTCGTTATTTATTTGTCATATATTTTGTTTTGA
- a CDS encoding STAS/SEC14 domain-containing protein: protein MRFFRKIVTKGDSKLSKQNISTTVSGDIIVTHLVGNIKTDDVYEWFNGFEQVCQQFISEGRKYKLLVDRKGYTPNHFSVQKVWKEKFFNEIILNNSKAIAFLLEEGEIMDYLQQSNTKESVRFFDDYEQALIWLNEYPI, encoded by the coding sequence ATGCGGTTTTTCCGCAAAATTGTAACTAAGGGGGATTCCAAGTTGAGTAAACAGAATATCAGCACAACAGTTTCAGGAGATATAATTGTTACCCATCTAGTTGGCAATATAAAAACAGATGATGTGTATGAATGGTTTAATGGTTTTGAGCAGGTTTGTCAGCAATTCATTTCTGAAGGGCGGAAATACAAATTGTTGGTGGATAGAAAAGGATACACGCCAAATCATTTTTCTGTTCAAAAAGTATGGAAAGAGAAGTTCTTCAATGAAATCATTTTGAATAACAGTAAGGCAATTGCATTTCTCCTTGAAGAGGGGGAGATAATGGATTATTTACAACAATCTAATACGAAAGAATCTGTGAGATTTTTTGATGATTATGAACAAGCGCTAATTTGGTTGAATGAATATCCAATATAA
- the moaD gene encoding molybdopterin converting factor subunit 1 translates to MIEVLLFAHLQEEVSKSSLHIDCENITVAKLKEVLIKKYNIAISNEIMVAINEEYANENDIIQTGDIVAMIPPVSGG, encoded by the coding sequence ATGATTGAAGTGCTATTATTTGCACATTTACAGGAAGAAGTAAGTAAGTCGTCATTGCACATAGATTGTGAAAATATTACAGTTGCGAAGCTGAAGGAAGTACTCATTAAGAAATACAACATAGCAATTTCAAACGAGATTATGGTCGCGATAAATGAAGAGTATGCAAATGAGAATGACATCATTCAAACTGGCGATATCGTAGCAATGATTCCGCCAGTAAGTGGTGGTTGA
- a CDS encoding precorrin-2 dehydrogenase, which translates to MYNMYPLMFNLQNKVVVIIGGGKIAYRKASGLKDTGAFVTVISPEICEEMKELPYITWKQKTFSNDDIKDAHLIYAATNQHAVNMMVKQAAHDFQWVNVVSDGTASSFHTPGVIRNDEYVVTISTSGKDPSFTKRMKQELTSVLPKLIKRLSRTHKM; encoded by the coding sequence ATGTATAACATGTACCCCCTTATGTTTAATCTGCAAAATAAAGTGGTCGTTATCATTGGTGGAGGTAAAATTGCATATCGAAAAGCGTCTGGATTAAAAGATACAGGCGCTTTCGTCACCGTTATTAGCCCCGAGATTTGCGAGGAAATGAAAGAACTTCCTTATATTACTTGGAAGCAAAAAACTTTTAGTAATGATGATATTAAAGATGCTCATCTAATTTATGCAGCTACAAATCAACATGCTGTAAATATGATGGTCAAACAGGCCGCTCATGATTTCCAGTGGGTTAACGTTGTAAGTGATGGTACAGCATCATCGTTTCACACACCTGGCGTTATACGAAATGATGAATATGTTGTCACTATTTCGACTTCAGGTAAGGACCCATCGTTTACGAAGCGTATGAAACAGGAATTAACTTCTGTCCTTCCTAAACTTATAAAAAGACTTTCTCGTACTCATAAAATGTAA
- the moaE gene encoding molybdopterin synthase catalytic subunit MoaE — MTHTYYEVIDTPISIEEVTNKVIRRECGAVTTFIGTVREFTKGRRTLCLEYVAYKTMAEKQLERIGTEVGENWPGIYVAITHRIGTLQISDLAVVVAVSTPHRKAAYEANEYIMERIKQIVPIWKKEFWEDGESWIGDQLERVTYANGEPRKEMRI; from the coding sequence ATGACACATACGTATTATGAAGTAATTGATACACCTATTTCAATTGAAGAAGTTACAAACAAAGTAATTCGTCGTGAGTGTGGTGCGGTTACTACTTTTATTGGTACTGTTAGAGAATTTACGAAAGGTCGACGTACACTTTGTTTAGAGTATGTAGCTTATAAGACAATGGCGGAGAAACAGCTTGAGAGAATTGGCACTGAAGTAGGAGAGAATTGGCCGGGGATATATGTCGCTATTACACATCGCATTGGTACATTACAAATTTCTGATCTTGCTGTTGTCGTTGCTGTTTCTACACCACACCGGAAAGCTGCCTATGAGGCGAACGAATATATTATGGAGCGTATTAAACAAATTGTTCCAATTTGGAAGAAAGAGTTTTGGGAAGATGGTGAGTCATGGATAGGTGATCAGTTAGAGAGGGTAACATATGCAAATGGTGAGCCTAGAAAGGAGATGAGAATATGA
- the narK gene encoding nitrate transporter NarK — translation MKSPNFQLSLQTSNLIIGFMVWVILSSLMPYIKADIPLTAGQISMVTAVPVILGSILRIPIGYWTNRFGARKLFFISFILLLFPVFYISVANSMMDLIIGGLFVGIGGAVFSVGVTSLPKYFPKESHGFVNGIYGVGNAGTAITSFLAPVIATSVGWRTTVQCYLVLLAAFALMNFLLGDRKEKKVNTPLMEQIKGVYKNEKLWFLCIFYFLTFGSFVAFTVYLPNFLVSHFGLEKVDAGMRTAGFIVLATIMRPIGGWLGDKFNPFKILIFVFIGLTLSGIILSFMPSMNVYTFGCLLVAFCAGIGNGTIFKLVPMYFSEQAGIVNGLVSALGGLGGFFPPLILTLLFQLTGHYAIGFMALSEVALACLIITVWMYSQEKLLVMLKNH, via the coding sequence ATGAAAAGTCCTAATTTTCAATTAAGTTTACAAACTTCTAATCTAATTATCGGTTTTATGGTATGGGTCATTTTATCATCATTAATGCCTTATATTAAAGCGGATATTCCATTAACTGCGGGACAAATTTCTATGGTCACAGCAGTACCTGTTATTTTAGGCTCTATTCTTCGTATTCCAATTGGTTATTGGACGAATCGTTTCGGAGCAAGAAAATTATTCTTTATTAGTTTTATTCTATTATTATTTCCTGTTTTTTATATTAGTGTTGCCAATTCTATGATGGATTTAATTATTGGTGGATTATTTGTAGGAATCGGTGGTGCTGTATTCTCTGTAGGAGTAACTTCTTTACCAAAATACTTTCCGAAAGAGAGTCACGGTTTTGTAAATGGTATTTACGGTGTCGGTAACGCCGGAACAGCAATTACTTCGTTTTTAGCACCTGTCATTGCAACTTCAGTTGGCTGGAGAACGACAGTACAATGTTATTTAGTTTTACTTGCAGCGTTTGCACTTATGAACTTTTTATTAGGTGATCGTAAGGAGAAAAAAGTGAATACACCACTAATGGAACAAATAAAAGGTGTATATAAAAATGAGAAACTTTGGTTTTTATGTATCTTTTACTTTTTAACATTCGGATCATTTGTCGCATTTACAGTATACTTACCAAACTTTCTAGTATCTCACTTCGGATTAGAGAAAGTAGATGCAGGTATGCGGACAGCCGGATTCATCGTACTCGCAACAATTATGCGCCCGATTGGTGGTTGGCTCGGTGATAAGTTTAATCCATTTAAAATATTAATCTTCGTATTTATCGGTTTAACACTTTCAGGTATTATTTTATCGTTTATGCCAAGTATGAACGTGTATACATTTGGTTGCTTACTAGTAGCATTTTGTGCAGGGATTGGTAATGGTACAATCTTCAAACTCGTTCCAATGTATTTCTCAGAACAAGCTGGTATTGTAAATGGTCTCGTATCAGCTTTAGGTGGACTAGGAGGATTCTTCCCACCGCTAATTTTAACATTACTATTCCAATTAACAGGTCATTATGCAATTGGATTTATGGCGCTATCAGAAGTCGCACTTGCTTGTTTAATCATTACAGTATGGATGTATAGCCAAGAGAAATTGTTAGTGATGTTAAAGAATCATTAA